In Cicer arietinum cultivar CDC Frontier isolate Library 1 chromosome 7, Cicar.CDCFrontier_v2.0, whole genome shotgun sequence, a single window of DNA contains:
- the LOC101502599 gene encoding pentatricopeptide repeat-containing protein At1g74850, chloroplastic has translation MSHSLSRSLHLPNSSPFIPTLLDSNTTFRQLTFPISTTKPQHKLQFKARAKPRELILGNPSVTVESGKYSYDVETLINRLSSLPPRGSIARCLDSFKNKLSLNDFSVVFKEFAQRGDWQRSLRLFKYMQRQIWCKPNEHIYTIMITLLGREGLLDKCREVFDEMPSQGVPRSVFAYTAVINAYGRNGQFQTSVELLDRMKQERVSPSILTYNTVINACARGGLDWEGLLGLFAEMRHEGIQPDVITYNTLLSACAHRGLGDEAEMVFRTMNEGGVVPDINTYSYLVHTFGKLNKLEKVSELLREMESGGNLPDVSSYNVLLEAYAESGSIKDAIGVFRQMQGAGCVPNAATYSILLNLYGKHGRYDDVRDLFLEMKVSNTDPDAGTYNILIQVFGEGGYFKEVVTLFHDMVDENVEPNMETYEGLIFACGKGGLYEDAKKILLHMNERGVVPSSKAYTGVIEAYGQAALYEEALVAFNTMNEVGSNPTVETYNSLVRSFARGGLYKEVEAILFRMGESGLPRDVHSFNGVIEALRQAGQYEEAVKAHVEMEKANCDYDESTLEAVLSIYCAAGLVDESEEQFQEIKASGILPSVTCYCMMLALYAKNDRSIDAYSLLDEMITTRVSDIHQVIGQMIKGDFDDESNWQIVEYIFDKLNSKGCGLGMKFYNALLEALWWMYQRERAARVLNEASKRGLFPELFRKNKLVWSVDVHRMSEGAALTALSIWLNDIQEMFMIGESLPELAAVVVARGKMEESIDAQDFPIAKAAFLFLQDIVSSAFTYPGWNKGRIVCQQSQLRRILSGTGSSSSRKKMDKLVSLSNAPLTPAGAITSKSDVQRGKANDVDSRTDSTRTELLTSAV, from the exons ATGAGCCATTCACTTTCCCGCTCTCTCCACTTACCAAACTCATCCCCTTTCATTCCCACACTCCTCGACTCAAACACCACCTTTCGTCAGCTCACCTTCCCAATCTCCACAACCAAACCCCAACACAAACTCCAATTCAAAGCCCGGGCCAAGCCCAGAGAACTCATCCTCGGAAACCCATCGGTAACAGTAGAAAGCGGAAAATACAGCTACGACGTCGAAACACTAATCAACCGACTCAGTAGCTTACCTCCACGTGGCAGCATCGCTCGTTGTCTCGATTCCTTCAAAAACAAACTCTCCCTTAACGATTTCTCTGTTGTGTTCAAGGAATTCGCTCAGCGTGGAGATTGGCAACGCTCGCTTCGTCTCTTCAAATACATGCAGAGACAGATATGGTGTAAACCTAACGAACACATTTACACAATCATGATCACTCTTTTAGGAAGAGAAGGTTTGTTAGATAAGTGCCGCGAGGTGTTCGATGAAATGCCAAGCCAAGGTGTTCCTCGTAGTGTTTTTGCTTACACTGCTGTTATCAATGCTTACGGTCGTAACGGTCAGTTTCAGACTTCGGTTGAGTTACTTGATAGAATGAAACAAGAGAGGGTTTCTCCTAGTATATTAACTTATAACACTGTGATTAATGCTTGTGCTAGGGGTGGTTTAGATTGGGAGGGTTTATTAGGTTTATTTGCTGAAATGAGACATGAAGGGATTCAACCTGATGTTATAACTTATAATACATTGCTTAGTGCTTGTGCTCATAGAGGATTAGGTGATGAAGCTGAAATGGTGTTTAGAACAATGAATGAAGGTGGGGTTGTTCCTGATATTAATACTTATAGTTATCTTGTTCATACTTTTGGTAAGCTGAATAAATTGGAGAAGGTTTCTGAGCTTCTTAGGGAAATGGAGTCGGGTGGTAATTTGCCCGATGTTAGTTCTTATAATGTTCTGTTGGAGGCTTACGCAGAATCAGGGTCGATTAAGGATGCGATTGGGGTGTTTAGACAGATGCAGGGGGCGGGGTGTGTGCCAAATGCAGCCACTTATAGTATTCTGTTGAATTTGTATGGGAAACATGGGAGGTATGATGATGTTCGTGATCTTTTTCTTGAAATGAAAGTGAGCAACACTGACCCGGATGCTGGTACTTATAATATTCTCATACAGGTTTTTGGGGAAGGTGGATACTTTAAGGAGGTTGTCACTTTGTTTCATGATATGGTGGATGAAAATGTTGAGCCAAACATGGAGACTTATGAAGGTTTGATATTTGCTTGTGGGAAGGGAGGGCTTTATGAAGATGCGAAGAAGATTTTACTTCATATGAATGAAAGGGGAGTAGTTCCGAGTTCCAAGGCTTATACTGGGGTGATTGAAGCATATGGGCAAGCAGCTTTGTATGAAGAGGCTTTGGTTGCATTTAACACTATGAATGAAGTGGGAAGCAACCCAACTGTTGAGACCTACAATTCACTCGTTCGTTCCTTTGCAAGGGGAGGATTGTACAAAGAGGTAGAAGCGATTTTATTCAGGATGGGTGAGTCAGGTTTACCGCGGGATGTGCATTCATTCAATGGTGTGATTGAAGCTTTGAGGCAAGCTGGTCAATATGAAGAGGCTGTAAAAGCTcatgttgagatggaaaaagcAAACTGTGATTATGATGAATCGACACTTGAAGCAGTGTTGAGCATATACTGCGCTGCAGGTCTTGTCGACGAGAGTGAGGAGCAGTTTCAAGAAATTAAAGCTTCAGGAATACTTCCCAGTGTCACGTGCTACTGCATGATGCTAGCTCTTTACGCAAAGAATGACAG GTCAATTGATGCCTATAGTCTACTCGATGAAATGATCACAACAAGGGTGTCGGATATTCATCAAGTGATTGGACAAATGATCAAGGGAGATTTTGATGACGAGTCTAATTGGCAGATTGTAGAGTATATCTTTGACAAACTCAATTCTAAAGGATGTGGACTTGGAATGAAGTTCTACAATGCACTATTAGAAGCTCTTTGGTGGATGTACCAAAGAGAAAGGGCTGCCAGAGTGCTCAATGAAGCATCTAAGCGAGGGCTTTTTCCTGAACTTTTTCGTAAAAATAAACTCGTCTGGTCTGTGGATGTACACAG AATGTCTGAAGGTGCTGCATTAACAGCATTGTCAATTTGGTTGAACGATATCCAGGAGATGTTTATGATTGGCGAGAGTCTTCCTGAACTTGCTGCTGTTGTTGTGGC GCGGGGTAAAATGGAGGAAAGCATAGATGCCCAAGATTTCCCCATCGCAAAAGCTGCCTTTTTGTTTCTGCAGGATATTGTCTCATCCGCTTTTACTTACCCTGGATGGAACAAAGGTCGCATTGTTTGTCAGCAGTCACAACTGAGGCGAATTCTGTCGGGCACTGGATCATCTTCAAGTAGGAAAAAAATGGATAAATTAGTATCTTTAAGTAATGCCCCATTGACTCCTGCAGGAGCTATAACATCCAAATCTGATGTTCAAAGGGGTAAAGCTAATGATGTTGATTCTAGAACAGATAGTACGAGAACAGAGCTTCTAACTAGTGCAGTTTAG
- the LOC101502916 gene encoding uncharacterized protein isoform X2, whose amino-acid sequence MDDSEKLTALKKAYADIILNTAKEAAARIMVSERKSTRFQQELASTKDEALRMLLRLKQMLDSKVKEAELTSLSQQKKIDELEAQLQEAEEIVRDLRAELRETQAELENVTKHQMNPPVKQNIKGEVFAARENFLQVNRHDHYDGSVHSAPDIQFESVPVSDTRCPVVNGTHNGRNVDNARDETLVGAHEEGKEMTVTANGKADIIYEKEKPDELKLMKADADLVKVPVRKQHVRFKKRKIHQSRLHSKHLKGTNKESYLSVAKSSPHVLENNDPSEVNSSMAHENEVLKDLMSPLAKAPTDTTTIVEQPDEVKVVKASVVKGLRFRMRKTHRSRLHSKHLKGTNKESYLSVAKSSPHVLENNDPSEVNSSMAHENEVLKDLMSPLAKAPTDTTTIVEQPDEVKVVKASVVKDLRFRRWLTHRSRLRSDRVMKTNKEPYPSSAKDSRHALDDSDPSKVISSTAHENEAQKDLMSPSAIAPADATTAVEQLGSHTNTKKGEEFLKGCSSRNKIEDDKEPLDKSDLTRQESLSTESTEVNGCKDVAAADGSPNKMDPKVSDVDEKVSSRFENDKFLKYTFRRKRKKGLVSSDDAGCSPDNSNSKKICGEKQNGHVEPQKSCTITESSRESRRLAQVARQLISLSEKKWWQ is encoded by the exons ATGGACGACTCAGAG AAATTGACGGCTTTGAAGAAGGCTTATGCCGATATCATACTCAACACGGCTAAAGAAGCCGCGGCGCGTATCATGGTTTCGGAGAGAAAATCCACGCGCTTTCAACAAGAGCTTGCTTCTACTAAAGATGAGGCACTTCGCATGCTTCTTAGGCTCAAACAAATGCTTGATTCTAAG GTCAAAGAAGCAGAGCTGACATCATTGAGTCAGCAAAAGAAGATTGATGAGCTCGAAGCTCAGCTCCAAGAAGCTGAGGAAATAGTTAGAGACCTAAGGGCTGAATTGAGAGAAACACAGGCTGAGCTGGAGAATGTCACAAAACACCAAATGAATCCCCCAGTCAAACAAAACATAAAGGGTGAAGTTTTTGCAGCTCGGGAAAATTTTCTGCAGGTGAACAGACATGACCATTATGATGGATCTGTGCATTCTGCACCCGATATACAGTTTGAATCAGTACCAGTTTCTGATACGAGGTGCCCTGTTGTAAATGGAACACATAATGGAA GAAATGTAGATAATGCACGGGATGAAACTTTAGTAGGAGCACATGAAGAAGGTAAGGAAATGACTGTTACAGCTAATGGCAAAGCTGATATTATTTATGAAAAGGAAAAACCAGATGAACTTAAATTAATGAAAGCAGATGCTGACCTTGTCAAAGTTCCGGTTCGTAAACAACACGTAAGATTTAAGAAGAGGAAGATCCATCAATCTAGATTGCATTCCAAACATCTCAAGGGAACAAATAAAGAATCATATCTTTCTGTTGCCAAAAGTTCTCCTCATGTATTGGAAAACAATGATCCTTCCGAGGTGAATTCTTCTATGGCACATGAAAATGAAGTTCTGAAGGATCTAATGTCTCCTTTGGCCAAAGCACCAACTGACACAACTACAATAGTTGAGCAACCAGATGAAGTTAAAGTGGTAAAAGCAAGTGTTGTCAAAGGTCTAAGATTTAGGATGAGGAAGACTCATCGATCTAGATTGCATTCCAAACATCTCAAGGGAACAAATAAAGAATCATATCTTTCTGTTGCCAAAAGTTCTCCTCATGTATTGGAAAACAATGACCCTTCCGAGGTGAATTCTTCTATGGCACATGAAAATGAAGTTCTGAAGGATCTAATGTCTCCTTTGGCCAAAGCACCAACTGACACAACTACAATAGTTGAGCAACCAGATGAAGTTAAAGTGGTAAAAGCAAGTGTTGTCAAAGATCTAAGATTTAGGAGGTGGTTGACTCATCGATCTAGATTGCGTTCTGATCGGGTTatgaaaacaaataaagaacCGTATCCGTCTTCTGCAAAAGATTCTCGTCATGCATTGGATGATAGTGACCCTTCCAAGGTGATTTCTTCTACGGCACATGAAAATGAAGCTCAGAAGGATCTAATGTCTCCTTCTGCCATAGCACCCGCTGATGCAACTACAGCAGTTGAGCAATTAGGATCTCATACCAATACCAAAAAAGGGGAAGAATTTCTTAAAGGTTGCAGTTCTAGGAACAAAATTGAAGATGATAAAGAACCATTGGATAAATCAGATCTGACAAGACAAGAAAGTTTGTCCACTGAAAGTACGGAGGTTAACGGTTGTAAAGATGTTGCTGCAGCTGATGGGTCCCCAAATAAAATGGACCCGAAAGTATCTGATGTAGATGAGAAAGTTTCTAGTCGATTCGAAAATGATAAGTTCCTGAAGTACACATTCCGGAGAAAACGTAAGAAGGGGTTAGTTAGCAGCGATGATGCAGGCTGCTCTCCAGATAAtagcaattcaaagaaaatttgtGGAGAGAAGCAAAATGGTCATGTGGAGCCTCAGAAGTCTTGTACAATAACTGAATCATCTCGGGAAAGCCGACGACTAGCACAAGTTGCTCGCCAG CTCATATCTTTGTCTGAGAAGAAATGGTGGCAGTAG
- the LOC101502916 gene encoding uncharacterized protein isoform X1: MDDSEKLTALKKAYADIILNTAKEAAARIMVSERKSTRFQQELASTKDEALRMLLRLKQMLDSKVKEAELTSLSQQKKIDELEAQLQEAEEIVRDLRAELRETQAELENVTKHQMNPPVKQNIKGEVFAARENFLQVNRHDHYDGSVHSAPDIQFESVPVSDTRCPVVNGTHNGSKLFVPRDHANNCYIHNPDFASIVIRRKEPELYRNGCTQRIRAFDRSVFDGNVSVSGNVDNARDETLVGAHEEGKEMTVTANGKADIIYEKEKPDELKLMKADADLVKVPVRKQHVRFKKRKIHQSRLHSKHLKGTNKESYLSVAKSSPHVLENNDPSEVNSSMAHENEVLKDLMSPLAKAPTDTTTIVEQPDEVKVVKASVVKGLRFRMRKTHRSRLHSKHLKGTNKESYLSVAKSSPHVLENNDPSEVNSSMAHENEVLKDLMSPLAKAPTDTTTIVEQPDEVKVVKASVVKDLRFRRWLTHRSRLRSDRVMKTNKEPYPSSAKDSRHALDDSDPSKVISSTAHENEAQKDLMSPSAIAPADATTAVEQLGSHTNTKKGEEFLKGCSSRNKIEDDKEPLDKSDLTRQESLSTESTEVNGCKDVAAADGSPNKMDPKVSDVDEKVSSRFENDKFLKYTFRRKRKKGLVSSDDAGCSPDNSNSKKICGEKQNGHVEPQKSCTITESSRESRRLAQVARQLISLSEKKWWQ; this comes from the exons ATGGACGACTCAGAG AAATTGACGGCTTTGAAGAAGGCTTATGCCGATATCATACTCAACACGGCTAAAGAAGCCGCGGCGCGTATCATGGTTTCGGAGAGAAAATCCACGCGCTTTCAACAAGAGCTTGCTTCTACTAAAGATGAGGCACTTCGCATGCTTCTTAGGCTCAAACAAATGCTTGATTCTAAG GTCAAAGAAGCAGAGCTGACATCATTGAGTCAGCAAAAGAAGATTGATGAGCTCGAAGCTCAGCTCCAAGAAGCTGAGGAAATAGTTAGAGACCTAAGGGCTGAATTGAGAGAAACACAGGCTGAGCTGGAGAATGTCACAAAACACCAAATGAATCCCCCAGTCAAACAAAACATAAAGGGTGAAGTTTTTGCAGCTCGGGAAAATTTTCTGCAGGTGAACAGACATGACCATTATGATGGATCTGTGCATTCTGCACCCGATATACAGTTTGAATCAGTACCAGTTTCTGATACGAGGTGCCCTGTTGTAAATGGAACACATAATGGAAGTAAGTTATTTGTGCCTCGCGATCATGCAAACAACTGCTACATTCATAACCCGGATTTTGCATCCATAGTCATTAGGAGGAAAGAGCCTGAGCTCTACAGAAATGGATGTACTCAGAGAATACGAGCGTTTGATAGGAGCGTATTTGATGGAAATGTATCTGTTTCAGGAAATGTAGATAATGCACGGGATGAAACTTTAGTAGGAGCACATGAAGAAGGTAAGGAAATGACTGTTACAGCTAATGGCAAAGCTGATATTATTTATGAAAAGGAAAAACCAGATGAACTTAAATTAATGAAAGCAGATGCTGACCTTGTCAAAGTTCCGGTTCGTAAACAACACGTAAGATTTAAGAAGAGGAAGATCCATCAATCTAGATTGCATTCCAAACATCTCAAGGGAACAAATAAAGAATCATATCTTTCTGTTGCCAAAAGTTCTCCTCATGTATTGGAAAACAATGATCCTTCCGAGGTGAATTCTTCTATGGCACATGAAAATGAAGTTCTGAAGGATCTAATGTCTCCTTTGGCCAAAGCACCAACTGACACAACTACAATAGTTGAGCAACCAGATGAAGTTAAAGTGGTAAAAGCAAGTGTTGTCAAAGGTCTAAGATTTAGGATGAGGAAGACTCATCGATCTAGATTGCATTCCAAACATCTCAAGGGAACAAATAAAGAATCATATCTTTCTGTTGCCAAAAGTTCTCCTCATGTATTGGAAAACAATGACCCTTCCGAGGTGAATTCTTCTATGGCACATGAAAATGAAGTTCTGAAGGATCTAATGTCTCCTTTGGCCAAAGCACCAACTGACACAACTACAATAGTTGAGCAACCAGATGAAGTTAAAGTGGTAAAAGCAAGTGTTGTCAAAGATCTAAGATTTAGGAGGTGGTTGACTCATCGATCTAGATTGCGTTCTGATCGGGTTatgaaaacaaataaagaacCGTATCCGTCTTCTGCAAAAGATTCTCGTCATGCATTGGATGATAGTGACCCTTCCAAGGTGATTTCTTCTACGGCACATGAAAATGAAGCTCAGAAGGATCTAATGTCTCCTTCTGCCATAGCACCCGCTGATGCAACTACAGCAGTTGAGCAATTAGGATCTCATACCAATACCAAAAAAGGGGAAGAATTTCTTAAAGGTTGCAGTTCTAGGAACAAAATTGAAGATGATAAAGAACCATTGGATAAATCAGATCTGACAAGACAAGAAAGTTTGTCCACTGAAAGTACGGAGGTTAACGGTTGTAAAGATGTTGCTGCAGCTGATGGGTCCCCAAATAAAATGGACCCGAAAGTATCTGATGTAGATGAGAAAGTTTCTAGTCGATTCGAAAATGATAAGTTCCTGAAGTACACATTCCGGAGAAAACGTAAGAAGGGGTTAGTTAGCAGCGATGATGCAGGCTGCTCTCCAGATAAtagcaattcaaagaaaatttgtGGAGAGAAGCAAAATGGTCATGTGGAGCCTCAGAAGTCTTGTACAATAACTGAATCATCTCGGGAAAGCCGACGACTAGCACAAGTTGCTCGCCAG CTCATATCTTTGTCTGAGAAGAAATGGTGGCAGTAG